The following coding sequences are from one Treponema parvum window:
- a CDS encoding tetratricopeptide repeat protein, with the protein MTDQSPDHKTEQENQNAEADPKLVKISELSKSGYQFIKEDKLNEAENEFKSILELDENNNYALVGLGDTERKRNHFKDAVKYYSQCLSSHPGNNYALFGLADCYKALNQYHRAIEIWEQYLIHDDKNITVLTRVADAYRKIKDFKKSKQLYLNVLNMESNNAYALIGLGHLHYDFKEYRDALYYWTKMFELNPKSADIRILTSIGNCHRKLKTFSEGVYFFERALKLDPKNFYALFGLADCYRGMNQQFRSVEYWNKILEMDPENKVILTRAGDAYRNTGDYRKAEEYYTKAMDIDFDIYAVLGLALIYKGEGRYEEAIERLKSLIRNDPKNYRPYIDLADCYVKINRMQDAADVLKSFQAFGIHNPAVNDMLGNLENSMQNR; encoded by the coding sequence ATGACCGATCAATCCCCTGATCATAAAACCGAGCAGGAAAACCAAAACGCCGAAGCGGATCCTAAGCTTGTAAAAATATCCGAGCTTTCAAAATCAGGCTATCAGTTTATCAAAGAAGATAAACTGAACGAAGCCGAAAATGAATTCAAAAGCATTCTCGAACTTGATGAAAACAACAATTACGCTCTGGTAGGTCTTGGGGATACGGAGCGGAAACGCAATCATTTTAAAGACGCCGTAAAATACTATTCGCAGTGTCTGTCGTCGCATCCGGGCAATAATTATGCGCTGTTCGGACTAGCGGACTGTTACAAGGCTTTAAATCAATATCACCGTGCGATTGAAATTTGGGAACAATACCTTATCCATGACGACAAAAACATAACAGTTCTTACCAGAGTGGCGGACGCTTACCGTAAAATAAAAGATTTTAAAAAATCAAAGCAGCTTTATTTAAATGTTCTTAACATGGAAAGCAACAACGCATATGCGCTTATAGGCTTGGGACATCTCCATTACGATTTTAAGGAATATCGCGACGCCCTATATTATTGGACTAAGATGTTCGAGTTGAACCCAAAGTCGGCAGACATAAGAATTTTAACTTCGATAGGAAACTGCCACCGCAAACTTAAGACTTTTTCTGAAGGTGTATACTTTTTTGAACGCGCCCTAAAACTCGATCCTAAAAATTTTTACGCTCTGTTCGGCTTGGCGGATTGTTACAGAGGAATGAACCAACAATTCCGTTCCGTTGAATATTGGAATAAGATCCTTGAAATGGATCCTGAAAACAAAGTTATCCTCACCCGCGCCGGAGACGCATACCGCAATACCGGAGATTATCGCAAAGCGGAAGAATATTACACAAAGGCTATGGACATAGACTTCGACATATACGCGGTTCTGGGCCTTGCCCTCATATACAAGGGCGAAGGCAGATACGAGGAAGCTATCGAGCGTCTTAAAAGCCTAATACGAAACGATCCTAAAAATTACAGACCGTATATAGACCTTGCGGATTGTTACGTAAAGATCAACAGAATGCAGGACGCTGCAGACGTATTGAAAAGTTTTCAAGCGTTCGGCATACATAATCCTGCGGTAAACGATATGCTGGGTAATTTGGAAAATTCCATGCAAAACCGCTAA
- the rlmN gene encoding 23S rRNA (adenine(2503)-C(2))-methyltransferase RlmN: MLPGVSKIFLTELLPEEICKKLELSPAFRGKQIFKWIGSGVTSFDRMTDLSKDLRVILKNKALLRSSFVSKVLKDPDGTIKLQLELHDGLAVETVLLTDSENRKTACVSCQVGCAMKCGFCQTGRLGLARNLSAGEIVEQFLFLEKEAGKLSNIVFMGMGEPMQNLEAVRKAVAILTHKEGRALSSKRITISTSGLVPGIYDLADNGPHLRLAVSLTTADPKLRENLMPISKTYGLNELKKAIDYYALKTGKRVTLEAALMGNVNTGDDSAKNMIEFASGMNANINLIPWNPVEGLPFTEPTGNECKRFANLLQEAGLNVTLRTKRGRKIGGACGQLGITRARQ; encoded by the coding sequence ATGCTCCCCGGTGTTTCTAAAATTTTTTTGACCGAACTTTTGCCGGAAGAAATCTGCAAAAAATTGGAATTATCTCCCGCTTTCCGCGGAAAACAGATATTCAAATGGATCGGTTCAGGCGTAACTTCCTTTGACAGGATGACAGACCTGAGTAAGGATCTGCGCGTCATTCTTAAAAACAAAGCTCTGCTAAGATCGTCTTTCGTATCAAAGGTGTTAAAAGATCCTGACGGTACGATAAAATTGCAGCTTGAATTGCACGACGGCCTTGCCGTAGAGACAGTGCTGCTTACCGACAGCGAAAACAGAAAAACAGCCTGTGTTTCCTGCCAGGTAGGATGCGCTATGAAATGCGGATTTTGTCAGACAGGCCGCTTGGGACTTGCAAGAAATCTTTCGGCCGGAGAGATAGTCGAACAGTTTCTTTTTTTAGAAAAAGAAGCGGGAAAACTGTCGAATATCGTATTTATGGGCATGGGGGAGCCTATGCAAAACCTTGAAGCCGTAAGAAAAGCCGTAGCGATCCTAACCCACAAAGAAGGAAGAGCCCTTTCTTCAAAAAGAATAACAATTTCAACGTCGGGGCTTGTTCCGGGAATCTACGATCTTGCGGATAACGGGCCGCACCTTCGCCTGGCCGTTTCGCTTACCACGGCGGATCCTAAGCTAAGGGAAAATCTTATGCCGATAAGCAAAACCTACGGCCTTAACGAACTAAAAAAAGCCATAGATTACTACGCACTGAAAACAGGCAAAAGAGTAACTCTTGAAGCGGCTCTTATGGGCAATGTAAACACGGGAGACGACAGCGCAAAAAACATGATCGAATTCGCTTCCGGCATGAACGCAAATATAAACCTCATCCCGTGGAATCCCGTAGAAGGTCTTCCGTTTACAGAGCCGACCGGCAATGAGTGTAAACGCTTTGCAAATCTTTTACAGGAAGCCGGTCTTAACGTGACGCTTCGCACCAAGCGCGGAAGAAAAATAGGAGGAGCTTGCGGACAGCTGGGTATAACGCGCGCGCGGCAATGA